A window from Drosophila miranda strain MSH22 chromosome Y unlocalized genomic scaffold, D.miranda_PacBio2.1 Contig_Y2_pilon, whole genome shotgun sequence encodes these proteins:
- the LOC117192607 gene encoding uncharacterized protein LOC117192607 isoform X2, producing MGKHRTAQQDAIFIAFMERHPMIAKNYLKGDKLAAEAAWKRLSKELNSVGPPVKEVCEWKRVWKDWKSCIRKKINNNRLEDSNACGKGSLYQDTLPALEDAVAVICDLCDKPDRVVESRPKARPEISNRLQLQDIKTDHDEVTATDDDDEEEDDCSSWINDRHMGVKLERTSTSQTPSAKKRKLVQNDVNELEIEHESTVPMLMDIAKEMRDMNRQTRLNAQRTEANTDALLALGTQISDLMQQQLKERKRLNAIMEKFVLKIETAD from the exons AT GGGCAAACACAGAACTGCGCAGCAAGATGCCATATTCATCGCATTTATGGAGAGACACCCAATGATAGCCAAAAACTACCTCAAGGGTGATAAGCTGGCAGCTGAAGCCGCCTGGAAGCGGCTTTCAAAGGAGTTAAATAGCGTGGGTCCGCCTGTCAAAGAAGTTTGTGAGTGGAAAAGA GTATGGAAAGACTGGAAAAGCTGCATTCGTAAAAAGATTAACAATAACAGGCTGGAAGATTCAAATGCCTGCGGCAAAGGCTCGCTGTATCAGGATACACTCCCTGCTCTAGAGGATGCAGTGGCCGTGATCTGTGACTTGTGTGATAAGCCCGACAGAGTAGTCGAATCTCGTCCAAAGGCACGTCCTGAAATTTCCAACCGTTTGCAACTGCAGGACATCAAGACCGACCACGACGAGGTCACAGCCACAGATGACG ATGATGAGGAAGAAGATGACTGCTCCAGCTGGATCAATGACAGACATATGGGCGTGAAATTGGAGCGCACTAGCACTTCGCAAACTCCATCTGCCAAAAAGCGCAAGCTGGTTCAAAATGATGTAAATGAATTAGAAATTGAACACGAGAGCACGGTGCCGATGCTAATGGACATTGCAAAGGAGATGCGGGACATGAATAGACAAACTCGCTTGAACGCCCAGCGCACAGAAGCCAATACGGACGCGCTTTTGGCTCTAGGCACACAGATCTCAGACCTAATGCAGCAACAGCTCAAGGAGCGCAAGCGTCTTAATGCTATAATGGAGAAATTTGTTCTCAAAATCGAAACAGCCGACTAA
- the LOC117192607 gene encoding uncharacterized protein LOC117192607 isoform X3: protein MGKHRTAQQDAIFIAFMERHPMIAKNYLKGDKLAAEAAWKRLSKELNSVGPPVKEVCEWKRVWKDWKSCIRKKINNNRLEDSNACGKGSLYQDTLPALEDAVAVICDLCDKPDRVVESRPKARPEISNRLQLQDIKTDHDEVTATDDDDEEEDDCSSWINDRHMGVKLERTSTSQTPSAKKRKLVQNDVNELEIEHESTVPMLMDIAKEMRDMNRQTRLNAQRTEANTDALLALGTQISDLMQQQLKERKRLNAIMEKFVLKIETAD from the exons GGGCAAACACAGAACTGCGCAGCAAGATGCCATATTCATCGCATTTATGGAGAGACACCCAATGATAGCCAAAAACTACCTCAAGGGTGATAAGCTGGCAGCTGAAGCCGCCTGGAAGCGGCTTTCAAAGGAGTTAAATAGCGTGGGTCCGCCTGTCAAAGAAGTTTGTGAGTGGAAAAGA GTATGGAAAGACTGGAAAAGCTGCATTCGTAAAAAGATTAACAATAACAGGCTGGAAGATTCAAATGCCTGCGGCAAAGGCTCGCTGTATCAGGATACACTCCCTGCTCTAGAGGATGCAGTGGCCGTGATCTGTGACTTGTGTGATAAGCCCGACAGAGTAGTCGAATCTCGTCCAAAGGCACGTCCTGAAATTTCCAACCGTTTGCAACTGCAGGACATCAAGACCGACCACGACGAGGTCACAGCCACAGATGACG ATGATGAGGAAGAAGATGACTGCTCCAGCTGGATCAATGACAGACATATGGGCGTGAAATTGGAGCGCACTAGCACTTCGCAAACTCCATCTGCCAAAAAGCGCAAGCTGGTTCAAAATGATGTAAATGAATTAGAAATTGAACACGAGAGCACGGTGCCGATGCTAATGGACATTGCAAAGGAGATGCGGGACATGAATAGACAAACTCGCTTGAACGCCCAGCGCACAGAAGCCAATACGGACGCGCTTTTGGCTCTAGGCACACAGATCTCAGACCTAATGCAGCAACAGCTCAAGGAGCGCAAGCGTCTTAATGCTATAATGGAGAAATTTGTTCTCAAAATCGAAACAGCCGACTAA